The Flavobacterium sp. CBA20B-1 genome includes the window TGCTGCAATAAAAGTGAATCATGGACCGAATAGGGTAGGTGATATTCCGCATTCTTTGGCATCTGTAGAGAAAGCAAAACAATTATTGGGTTATAAACCTACTCACGTGATTAAAGAAGGTTTAAAAGAAGCTGTTGATTGGTATTGGGAGCATAAAGAGATGTTGTAATTTGGAGAAGAGGAGAATTGGAGAAGAGGAGAATTGGAGAAGAGGAGAATTGGAGAAGAGGAGAATTGGAGAATTAGAGTGTTTATTAAGTAAATTATGGCTAAAATTGTTTGTCATACCGAATTAAGAGTTTATAAATTATCGTTTGAGTTAGGAATGGAAATTTATGAATTGACCAAAACTTTTCCTCGGGAAGAAATGTACTCGCTTACAGATCAAATCCGTCGTTCTTCTCGTTCTGTTTCAGGAAATATTGCTGAGGCATGGCGAAAAAGACGTTATCCAAAATCTTTTGTAGCTAAGCTTTCTGATTCGGATGGGGAAGCTGCAGAAACACAAGTTTGGCTCGAATATGCATTGGGCTGTAATTACATCAGTCAAGAATTGTTTAATGAATTGAATTTAAAATACAATCATTTATTGGGAATGCTCGTTTCCATGATGATAAACCCAGATAAATGGTCACTATAATTAAATTTTTTTAAAATATAGCAAATTAACAAAATGGAATCAAGAAATATAGACTTATCGTCACAAAGTCACCCCAACACCCAGTCACCTCTTCACAAAATCGCCGTGATAGGTCTCGGATACGTTGGTTTGCCGTTGGCAAGATTATTTGCAACTAAATATCCGACAGTAGGTTTTGATATCAACCAATCAAGAATAGCAGAATTAAACAAGGGGACAGATAGTACGCTTGAGGTTTCTGATGAGGTGCTACAATATGTATTGGTCAATGAAAATCCGTTTTCACACCGCATCACCCCATCACCCAGCCACCCAGCCACCTCCGGTCTCTACTGCTCAGCAAATATCGATGACATCAAAGAAGCTAATATCTATGTAGTAACCGTTCCAACACCGGTAGATAAAAACAATCGTCCGGATCTTACACCACTTTACAAATCATCTGAAACAGTTGGTAAAGTGTTGAAAAAAGGTGATATTGTGATTTACGAATCTACCGTATATCCTGGTGTAACTGAGGAAGAATGCATTCCAGTATTGGAGCGAGTATCTGGTTTAAAATTCAATGTAGATTTCTTTGCAGGATATTCACCAGAGCGTATCAATCCAGGAGACAAAGAACATACCGTAGAAAAAATATTGAAAGTAACCTCAGGTTCTACGCCCGAGATTGGCAAAATAGTAGATGACTTATACAAATCAGTAATTACCGCAGGTACGCATTTGGCACCAACCATTAAAGTAGCCGAAGCTGCCAAAGTAATTGAAAACTCTCAGCGCGATATCAATATTGCATTTGTGAACGAACTAGCAAAGATTTTTAATTTGTTAGAAATTGATACGCATGCCGTGTTGGAAGCAGCCGGAACCAAATGGAACTTCTTGCCGTTTAAACCAGGTTTGGTAGGCGGTCACTGTATTGGTGTTGACCCTTATTATTTGGCTCAAAAAGCACAAGAAAAGGGCTATCACCCAGAGATTATCTTGGCAGGACGCCGATTGAACGATTCTATGGGCGAATATGTAGCCTCGCAAGTGGTGAAATGCATGATTAAAAAAGGTATTAATGTAAATGGTGCGAACGTTTTGAATTTAGGTATTACCTTTAAAGAAAACTGCCCCGATGTGCGCAATACCAAAGCCGTAGATGTCATTCATCATTTACAAGATTATGGCATCACCGTAACCACCTACGACCCATGGGCTAACCCAGAAGAAGTATTACATGAATATAATTTAGTAAGTCATTCAAATTTGGACACTGAGCCTGCCGAAGTGTGTCAATCTGAACTTGTTTCAGACCCGAGCAACAGCAAATCGGCGAAGCAATCTCACCCAGTCATCCAGTCACCCAGTCACCAATTTGATGCCATCGTCCTAACGGTAGCACATAAAGAGTTTTTAGATTTAGAATTAAATCAATACCTCAAAGACAACGGAGTGGTGTATGATGTGAAAGGGATTTTAGAAAATAGTGATAATAGGTTGTAAGTGATAAGTGGAAAAAAACAATCTAAATAAAAGTATAAAAAAAGGTGTAGTCTGGACAGGATTGGACTTTGTTGGGAAAGCTGGTTTGCAGTTTCTCTTACAGTTGATATTAGCAAAACTGTTAGTTCCTTCCGATTTCGGAATCATTGGAATGGCAATGGTTTTTTCTGTGATTATTCAAGCATTTGTTGATTTCGGTTTTGCTTCCGCTTTAATCCAGATGTCCGAAAAAGAAATTACTGAAAAAACGTATAATACAGCCTTTTGGACGGGTTTCGGACTAAACATTATAGTTTATCTATTGTTATGTTTAATTATCGGTCCTATAGCTGCTAATTTTTATAACGAACCAATATTAATAAAGGTTTTTCCTATTCTGTCATTAAATATAATATTTAACTCATTTAATATCATTCAATTAGTTAAACTTACAAGAAATCTAGAATTTAATAAATTAGCAGCTGTAAATTTTATTGGAAATCTAATAGCTTGTGTTGTATCTGTAATAATGGCTTACAATGGTTTTGGATTGTGGAGTATAGCTATAAATGGTGCCGTTATTTCATTATCATCATTACCTATATATTTTTATTTCAATAGGTGGTTTCCTAAATTTTTATGGAGTAAAGAGGAATTTGATAAAATATTTGGTTTTGGAGTATTTGCAACAGGAACTCAATTAACGAATAGTGTGACTTCTCAAATTGATTATCTGCTTATAGGAAAATTAGTCGATAAGCATCATTTAGGACTTTATGCTTTTTCATTTCAAATTACCAGTATTATTAGATCAGCCGTGGTAGGTATTATTTCTAAAGTTATGTACCCTATATATGCAAAAATCAGAGATGATAAAAAAGCTTTAAGAAATTATTATGGACAGATTGTTAAGTTTAATACACTTACGGTTTCTTCTATAATGATTATTTTATTCCTTTATTCAGAGCATTTACTTCAATTAGTATATGGTAATAAATGGAATGAAGCAATAGATATTATTCAAATTCTGTCAATAAGTTCAATTGTGACAGTAATGGCTGGTTCAAATACTTCTTTAATTAGAGCGTTAGGTTATGCCTCTTTAGAATTTAAAATTCAACTTTTTAAGACTATAATCATATATATTCCATCGATAATATTAGGAACATATTTTTACGGTATTGTAGGAACTGCTTGGAGCATAGTTTTTAATGGAGTCGCTTCTGTTATTATAGCTATGTACTTTATGCGGAAATTAATTGGATTTAATTATTATGATTTGATTAAATCAATATACAAAACTGCATTAATATGTTTAATTATTTATGTTGTGTATTTATTTTTGAAAAATAACTTTGTTATAAGTATAATTATTTCCATCACGCTTATATTTATATTGTCAAGTTTAGCATATAAAAAAGAATTACAAAAATTAAAATTATGAAGAAAAAAATTAAGTATATATATAAACAAATAAAACTAGTATTACTAAAGCTATTTTATTCTAATAGAACTCTAGCTAAATTGTATTATTTCTTTTTTGATACTTCTTTTAATAGAGAAATGTTTTCTGTTATTCAAGGAAAGCGAAGTTATTATAGAATGTCATTGGGTCAAAATCAAAATAAATATCAATTAGTGAGGAATATTCATAAAATAGAGAAAGGTATTTCTATGAAAAATAGAAGATCAACTTTTGCCTTAGATTTTATAGAAGAGACTGTTGATACCTATTTAAATTTAAGGAATAACTTAAATATTGATTCTCAAATATCTTGGGCTAAAGAAGTTTTAAATAATTATTTTGATATAACGGATTCTAATAATCCTATTATAGGAAAGATGAAGAAAAAATTTGTTGAAACTGCCGATAACTTTGAGGGACAGAATATTCCATACAAAAGCAGTGAAAGAGTTGAATCTACAATTTCTTATGATGATTTTTTAATTTTAAGTAAAAGAAGAAGATCTGTAAGATGGTATCAACAAAAAGAAGTAAATCTTGACCTTATAAATAAAGCGATAGAATTATCACTCCAAGCTCCAAGCGCTTGTAACAGACAGCCATTTAAGTATTATATAATTAAAGATGAAAAAATATTAAGAAGATTGTCAAAGTTACCTATGGGGACGACAGGATATGCAGATAATATTCCTCTTTTAATAGCTGTTGTTGGAGATTTAAGTGCATATTTTGATGAGAGGGATAGACATGTTATTTATATTGATAGTAGTTTATCTGCAATGAGTTTTATTTTAGCGTTGGAAACGTTAGGTTTAAGTTCTTGTATAATTAACTGGCCTGATATTGAAATAAAAGAAAAAAAGATTCAATCTATATTAAAATTAGATAATAATCAACGAGTAACAATGTTGATAAGTGTTGGTTATGCAGATCAGGAAGGGTTTATTCCTTTTTCTTGTAAGAGAGATGTTAAAGATGCAATAACAGTTATTTAGATAATTATGATAGTAGAAATATACGGTGCTCGTTTTGTAAACAAAGGAGCGGAAATGATGCTATATGCAATAGTAAATAAAATAAAAGAACAATACCCAGATGCAAAATTTGTTTTAAGTTGTTCGTCTAAAGCAGAGTTTGATTTATTGACTCAGAAAGGTTTTTATAAGAGAATTACTTATAGAAAACATATTTTGGATTTAGGTGATTTAGGGAGGTTTATACCTAAATCTGTTAGACTAAAAAACAATATCGTATTGGAAAAAGAGATAGATGTTTTCTTTGAGGCTTCTGGTTTTGCTTACGGTGATCAGTGGACTTACAGAATGGCAAATTATGTAGCTAATAAATTTGAGAAATTCAAAAGAAATAAAACGAAATTGGTAGTAATGCCACAAGCATTGGGACCGTTTAATAATCAATTAAACAACCAACA containing:
- a CDS encoding four helix bundle protein, with amino-acid sequence MAKIVCHTELRVYKLSFELGMEIYELTKTFPREEMYSLTDQIRRSSRSVSGNIAEAWRKRRYPKSFVAKLSDSDGEAAETQVWLEYALGCNYISQELFNELNLKYNHLLGMLVSMMINPDKWSL
- a CDS encoding nucleotide sugar dehydrogenase, which produces MESRNIDLSSQSHPNTQSPLHKIAVIGLGYVGLPLARLFATKYPTVGFDINQSRIAELNKGTDSTLEVSDEVLQYVLVNENPFSHRITPSPSHPATSGLYCSANIDDIKEANIYVVTVPTPVDKNNRPDLTPLYKSSETVGKVLKKGDIVIYESTVYPGVTEEECIPVLERVSGLKFNVDFFAGYSPERINPGDKEHTVEKILKVTSGSTPEIGKIVDDLYKSVITAGTHLAPTIKVAEAAKVIENSQRDINIAFVNELAKIFNLLEIDTHAVLEAAGTKWNFLPFKPGLVGGHCIGVDPYYLAQKAQEKGYHPEIILAGRRLNDSMGEYVASQVVKCMIKKGINVNGANVLNLGITFKENCPDVRNTKAVDVIHHLQDYGITVTTYDPWANPEEVLHEYNLVSHSNLDTEPAEVCQSELVSDPSNSKSAKQSHPVIQSPSHQFDAIVLTVAHKEFLDLELNQYLKDNGVVYDVKGILENSDNRL
- a CDS encoding lipopolysaccharide biosynthesis protein → MEKNNLNKSIKKGVVWTGLDFVGKAGLQFLLQLILAKLLVPSDFGIIGMAMVFSVIIQAFVDFGFASALIQMSEKEITEKTYNTAFWTGFGLNIIVYLLLCLIIGPIAANFYNEPILIKVFPILSLNIIFNSFNIIQLVKLTRNLEFNKLAAVNFIGNLIACVVSVIMAYNGFGLWSIAINGAVISLSSLPIYFYFNRWFPKFLWSKEEFDKIFGFGVFATGTQLTNSVTSQIDYLLIGKLVDKHHLGLYAFSFQITSIIRSAVVGIISKVMYPIYAKIRDDKKALRNYYGQIVKFNTLTVSSIMIILFLYSEHLLQLVYGNKWNEAIDIIQILSISSIVTVMAGSNTSLIRALGYASLEFKIQLFKTIIIYIPSIILGTYFYGIVGTAWSIVFNGVASVIIAMYFMRKLIGFNYYDLIKSIYKTALICLIIYVVYLFLKNNFVISIIISITLIFILSSLAYKKELQKLKL
- a CDS encoding nitroreductase family protein; translated protein: MKKKIKYIYKQIKLVLLKLFYSNRTLAKLYYFFFDTSFNREMFSVIQGKRSYYRMSLGQNQNKYQLVRNIHKIEKGISMKNRRSTFALDFIEETVDTYLNLRNNLNIDSQISWAKEVLNNYFDITDSNNPIIGKMKKKFVETADNFEGQNIPYKSSERVESTISYDDFLILSKRRRSVRWYQQKEVNLDLINKAIELSLQAPSACNRQPFKYYIIKDEKILRRLSKLPMGTTGYADNIPLLIAVVGDLSAYFDERDRHVIYIDSSLSAMSFILALETLGLSSCIINWPDIEIKEKKIQSILKLDNNQRVTMLISVGYADQEGFIPFSCKRDVKDAITVI